The genomic interval TTTAGCTATTAACCCACAATTTATTAAGGATCAGTGAATTTTGGTCACCTCATAATATTGGTTTGTTAAGTTTGTTAGTTGGATATGTTAATTATCTCCCGAGATTTGTTATGGCTACCTATGGCTGTTCATGTCATGGCCAGTTTTGCCCTACACGGTTACATGACTGAATGGCGATAGTAGATTCTGATTTTAAGTGCTAAATTGTTACCTTCGGCAAATGGCAAAGGCAATTGATGACTCAGTACATCTATATTCAAGAAATATCTGAGCTACACACTTAGTTGCTTCTGATAATTTCTTTAGATAATGCTATATCCTTCTTTCAACTTTGAAGCGATTGCTCTTATTGTCTTGTGTTTAGCACAACTGCATTTACGTGTGAATCTATATGTATGGTTTCTTTGTGAATGTTATGTTTCAGCCTAATTACTCCACATTGGCTTTATTGGTACATACTAGCTTGTGCAACTTGGTCTATGCATGTGCTTAAAATATAAGCAAATCGATACAAGTTTTCTACTTGCACACATGCAAAGCATAATTGGATCCACAATTACTTGGCTGATATGGGTACCCTTTAATCAAGATCATAGCACTATCATTTAATCAGAACTTCAATGATTTGATCCTGTACACCTTAACACCATTAACGTGTTTGATTTTCAGGTTGAGCGTTGGAATGAGCAACGGGAAAACGGCACCTTCCCTGGACCTCTGTAAGCATGTGCAAAGGGGAGAAATACGTTGTTGTCCGGGCTCTCTTCGTTGGTAACTGGCGTCATGTTATCAGAATCGGAGGGatcgtcctttttttttggagagatTTACAAATAAGAGATTTCTTTTTTGATTTGAAGAATGACATCTGTTGACTCTACCTAAACGATCATCCTCTGCACTGCTGAGAAACTCACATTACAGCTATGATCTTCCTCCCTTGACTGATCTTCCATAACTGTTTTCTCAGGATAATGTGGTTGCTCGCTTGGGAAAATGTGTTGACATAAATCTTAAGTTCTTTATTTTCTCTGTTTATGTATTGTCGTCTACGCTATGGAGTTAGCGGTGCACGGCAATTAGACGCGAGTGACTTTGCACTCTACTTGAGTATGACCATTGTTCAGCCAACTTGGCAGTGTTGGTAGTGCGTGTGGTTGCACCTACCAGTTGCTAAGCAGCAGGTTGATCAGGTCATCTGAAATTTGGATGACCTACTTTGAGTGCCAAAGCACCCCCGTTTGCTCTTCAGATTAGCTATATGCGAAACGGTGGGGATTAATCAGCAGGACTACTCTGAAGCAGTAGAAGTTTGTGCGTTTGTTAAAACCCTACGCTCCAGTCCAACCAAGCCAAAGGACTAATTCGGTTTAAACAACTCTCTTTGCCGACTGACAGATCAGGTAAGATGGATGATCGGATACACGGGATAGTCTCCAATCTCATGAAAATGTAGAGAATggttttgaaaattttcgaGACGTTAGGTTTTacaatactactccctccatcccaccctaaaatgtaaggattttggacatatgaaacacttactACTACAATAAATCTGAACTATTAGGAAACGTCTATTCTGTAGTATTAATTTGTACTAGCATTTATGATGGAGACAACAGCGAAATGTAAACGCTAGAGTTAAGAATTCTTtgaaaaaagaatataaaatatGAGTTTTTTGGAGTAAAATTTTCTTCCTATACGAAATATACATGCTTTAATCCTCACTAGGTTGTAAAGAATATAAAGCCATGGTTTTCAGATCTCCCATTTGCTATATTTTCCCGTGTTCAGTATAGTATATTTTCCCATGTTCGCTATATTTTTATAGCGTTCTATTTTAAACATGCAAATACGTGTTGTTAATACTCGTGAGGCTGCGTTATGGAgagattttggatgaattttccgatggcacttaaaatgagacaaagtcattagtgtatgattaattgaatattaattattacaacttaaaaatatatttatttaggtATTCATCAGTTGTCCATATTTTTAATAAGCCAAAAAGGtttactaaaaaataaaaattaatttatgggtacaacttttatatatgtctccgtgatttaaaagataatattgaaaaagaaaaatcaactttaaaaattaagtttaaaaatttaaattttagctttggCTTTGCATTTGACTTATTAGGGTAACCGATGAtgctattagttttttttaaaacaacttataaaacACATCTTTAGCGGTTCAGGTAGCTTTGCTAACATAAAATAAGAGAGTTGCTCCCTCCAACCGAAGAATCGAACGCATGCTAAGTATTGTTAGAACTAAAAGAACAATATTATTTATTGgaaggaataaaaaaacataactaGCATTTATTCTAAAGAAATCCTTACTGCTAGTAATATTGTCTTTTATAAATtcgaaaaaaattgaaaaaacttTAATTTCAGATAAAACTAAAACACCTCGTAGGGGTATATATTAGTAGCACTGGcatgtttttccctttttaattTGAAAAGCCATTGATACTAGTATAGGAGTACGAGATCTTCCCATCATCCctaaagtgttttttttaattcgatTCATGTCactacaaatatattatttcagATAAATATTATTACAATTCGTTCATTGTAGCTgtgttactaaatttttacaaattttaaacCATGCCACGACCGTCACGTTTTTCACACTTTTCCTCATGCGCACACGGACCCCATTGGTGCATCATGTCCTTTTCGTTGCACCAGAGCCAAACACGAAGAAGGAGCACATAGCGTAGCTGAGTGGGGATGGGAACATGTAACCCTTGCCGTACGTGGAGATGAAGTAGTGGTTGCTATAGAGGAGGAGCTCGAGCTCCACCGCGAAGAGTGGTGATATCTTGCTGTGCACCGTGCGGCATGACCTCACATAGTACAAGGAGTTCGGCGACAGAGAGAGCGGCACTGCAAGCAAACAAGCTTGACAGGTGGAAGCTTGTCGCCGGGGATGTGTTCCAAGTATAGCCACCCAACGCTCCTCCGTGTGATGGTTGGCGATGGGGGTAGGCTCCATTGGTGTCCTggccacccccaccaccacctccaaccCTAGAGGCTGTGCTGGGGGAATCTCGTCGATTTTTACTCCGCTGCCACTATGTTGCGACttgcgagggagagggaggaggaggagggatggggGCAGTGGGTCCCTGTGTCGACaaccgtcgcgccgccgcttgcaTAGCTACCGTCGCTGTCACAAAACAAAAGGAtgggaagagagaagaaagaacatGGAGAATGAATGGAAAACGTGATGGCAGTACGgttctaattttttaaaattcagTGACGCAGTTACGGATAGATGaattataaagatatttttatgcCAAATGGCATATCGATAATGACATGGCTCGAATTAACCTTTTGGTTTTGAGCAatgctacacgtactaaatttttcttactaaacttttactaacaatcatctcaaccgtttgatttaagtagatgaaagttaaaaaaaatctagatgcactcatagcatgacacatcagtgttagtgttagtaagaatttagtaaaaaaaagttagtacgTATAGCCTTTTCCTTTGGTTTTCCCTGGCTGACGAGTGACAAAACTGCAGTTGAGCACATGCGGCAAAAGAACACCCCCAGCGTCATCGTGCCACGTGGATGGCCCCCGCACCAAATCAAACGGCCCCCGCGAGAGGAACGCCACAACCaacctctccccctcctctccgcaGCCGCACACTCCCGTCACGTTGCGGTACGGACACCCACACACACAGAGACACGCTCCGCCTCTCACTGATCCGTGGGACCACCGATCCGCGGCACGCCAGTTCGGACCAATCAGAGCCCAGGGATCCACGCTGGCGGTCCGCGGGCAGTCACTCACCCCCCGGctcccacccccaccgccgTCCGATCGTGGCGGAGGAAACACACCCGCGgacgatctcggccgtccgacCACGCGGGCGGATATACCAACCGGGCGGGGGGTGGGGGATTCCTCGCTATAAATAGGAGGCCGCCGCTGGGCTGAGCAATTTTTCTGcggtttcttcttcctcctcctcgcgctcccCCGATTCGAAGCGTGAAGAGAGGAGCGGCGCTTGCGAGAGGAGAGAGGTAAGCATCACGGCGAAgtttccctctctctttcttttcgtCTCGTTTGCTGCGACCCCGGCGGGGTATTGAGATTCTCCGTTGAGGTCGGTTGGTTGGGGGCTTGGGGGATTGGGTGGGTTAGGgcttggggggtggggggaatTTGGCGATTTGGGGGGTTTTCTCGGGTGATCTGCTTGTTTTTGCGCCGATTCGCCCGGTGAATGCCAGCCCCGTGTGATTTGCTGGTTTGGTTGTGGTCTGGTCGTCTGATATTCTAGGGCTGTGTAGTCCTGTAGTTTTTGACTAGGTAATTGGAGTGCTGATGGGATTTGCCGTTGAATTTTAGGTTGTTTAGCTCTAATTTACCTGCAACGTTTTGGGAATTAGGGTTTCTTGGTGAATTTTAGGTTGTTTAGCTTTAATTTACCTGCAACGTTTTGGGAATTAGGGTTTATTGGTGATATAGTGGATACGCCTCGTAAACTTGTATTTAGGATTCCCCTTGGGATTTTGTAGGCGAGTGGCGGCTGTATGTGATTGGCACGAATTATTTACTCGGGTGAATTTAGACTAGCTATTTTATTGTTGCCGTGCCCTTTCTGGATATGAACGGATGAATCTGGCGTCACTGCTCGATGATATCGCAATGTTATGATTGAAAAAGCATAGTAGCTATACTGATGCCATTGTGTAGTAGTTAGTTTGTACCTCCCCTGGGTTGCATTGCAACTTGCGTTAATATGGATACTCCGTACAATTGTTTATTGTTTACTTGGTATAGCTATGCTGcattttctataatttgttgGGTTATAAGTTATTGTCCAATATTTTTAATGACTTGTGCCAGAGGCTCTCAATCCTCTGTTATTAGACCTGTAAGTGTAAGGTCTATTTCTCCTTCATTCTGTTTCAATGTTAGTTTGTGGATGTACAGAAATCAAGCTATGACTGATATAATACATTGCTTTGGCATAATGGCActcttatttttgttttatttaggAGAGTGCTGTGTATTAGTTTGTTCAGTTAATTCAATATTGTATGTTTTACTGTGTCGGGAACTTACAGATGTTCTCTTTAGGTTTCTATCCATTAGTAAGTAGAGTTGTTGCTTTGCTTGAAACCATCAATTTGAATCTGTTTATAGAGATAGGCTGTTATTCCTGcttactattttttatatagttacttTGCCATCCGTTAATCAGGTTAAGAACAATAAATTGTGTCCATAATCAATGTTTTCAATGGAActcacaaaattttgacagaaaCATGTTGCTTTCTTAGGTCAATCTCTagcatattgtttttttttgaattgtTACTTGTTTCTGTGGTGTTATTACAGAAAGTGCTTACTTCCACTCTAGAATTTTATTACATTTTTGTCACAGCATATTCTGTCTGTAACATGTTATTCCTTTTTGTAACATAGATGGCCCGTACCAAGCAGACCGCTCGTAAGTCCACAGGAGGAAAGGCTCCCAGGAAGCAGCTTGCCACCAAGGTATAATTCTTTTCATACTTGCCTTTTGCTTTGTTAAACACAGAGTGATTTCGACAGATGGTCTTACATCACCATCTCTGTGCAGGCTGCTCGTAAGTCTGCTCCCACCACTGGAGGAGTTAAGAAGCCCCACCGTTACCGCCCTGGAACTGTTGCCCTCCGGTTAGTATCAAATTCCTGGGATGGTTTCCTCCATGTGGTCTTTGATATGCTTTTGCTTATTTGTTTTGCTACTATTGTGCTTATAAAACAGTGAGATTCGCAAGTACCAGAAGAGTACTGAGCTTTTGATCAGGAAGCTGCCCTTCCAGAGGCTTGTTAGGGAAATTGCTCAGGACTTCAAGGTTGGTATCTTAAAAGTTCATGGCATAATTTGATTGCTTTCAAATTTGGATTGTTTGTGATGGCTTATCGATTGAACTTGGCTTTGTTGTTTTGCAGACCGATCTGCGTTTCCAGAGCCATGCTGTCCTTGCCCTCCAGGAGGCTGCGGAGGCATACCTTGTTGGTCTCTTCGAGGACACCAACCTGTGCGCCATTCATGCCAAGCGTGTGACCATCATGCCTAAGGACATTCAGCTGGCTAGGAGGATTCGTGGTGAGAGGGCTTAAATTCCCCTCGGCGATTCCTTTGACAAATGAAGCATGCGTCGTAGTGTTAGTAGTGGGTTTAATCTTTTGCTTATAAGAACAATCTGAGTAGGGTGTATTTTGTGGAACAATATGTTTCTCATGATGGTGCTGTATTCGTCTTATTGGTGGATCTGTCAAAAATACTCAGCATATTGTCAGTGTCTGGTGACTCTTATTTTGTTAGTCTGATTCGTTTGCGTCTTATTCTAGCGGTGCTGCCTCTTTGGCACTGTGCATGGCTAGATACAATTACATTGTAATTCACCTGTCTCTAATCCGTGTTAATGTAAGTGTTCCGTTGCTGTTCGTGTGAATTGTGTGATGCTAATTTCGCTTGGCTTTGGCTGTGTGTACCACAAAGATTAGGTTCAAATTTATACTATGTTTTAACTAGGGCAAAGAATCTTGTGTGGTATAGACCGTTTTGATGATTCATGTTGTATTTATTGGTGCCCTTGAAATTTTGTGGTATTCTTTGAATTTTTTGGCCGGATGCTGAGGTTATATTCAAATTCACAAAGTCACACATTTTTGTGCGAGGTGGTCGATTGCTTACGAACAACAAACATATCTTGAAATTGTTAAATGAGGAAAGTACGGCTCCCTTTGAATTGAAGGAAGGAAATTTATAGGAATTGAAGGAAGGAAATTTGtaagaattttagaggattttatttctataggaatttttcctacaaagccaTTTGAATGaaaggaatgaaccctatgaaatcctatgaaattcctatggaataccTCTTGCCATATTCCATACaatttgaaattcctatggaatggaatacctcttcccatacaagttaGGAATACCtctcttcccatacaagtttcccatacaagttttggaggaattttaacaagaggtagaatcTCATGGAAAAAATCCTTTTAAGTCTTTATTTCTACTcgaattcctgtgtttttcctgtggtccaatcaaacagtcattcctacgtttttctgtgttttgtaaTCGTCTATTTTAAACTTACATTTATGTtaaaatcctatattttttctatttctccattttttcatttatttgattCAAGGGGCCTACACGTGATTTCCTTGAGAATAGAAGCCCACAAGTCCCAGTGGACCCTGCACCAAACAGCTTTTATTCATTCCAATTccaagagaggagagaaatataattatatagcaCAGCACATAAGAGTACTAGTGAGTAACCAGTGAGTAGTACGGCCGGAgctcgcatcgcatcgcatcacCGGCTGAGAGAGATCCTAATTCCGAGATGGCCACGACGCGGGGGCAGCTGCCCGTCGAGGACGTGCTGCGCGTGAACGGGAGCCGGCGATTCGCGgccgcgctggccgccgcctcccccttcgcctccctcgccgacgccctcctcgccgcccgccgcatcTGGCTCAACGAGGTAGGTATTATTATACTCCTACCTTTCTAACCACCACATCCCCCCgcggttgatgatgatgatgatgctcgCTGCTCATGGCTGGATATGGTTTGTTGGCCCGCCGATCGGATCGTAGGTGGACGTCAACGGGTGGCTGGAGGCCTTCGCCGCGCACCCGGCCATcggcaccacctcctcctccgcccccaaGTCGGTGCctctctttccttcttcctttagtttttttagtggagtagttttttttttttctttttgggtttGTTTGTTGTCGATCTCCACTGTCTGTCGCCGAGAGCGGATTGATTTGCTTAAGAGCTCCTAGCAGGAAACTCCCTCAGCCAAGATGCTTTGCTCAACTTGTTCAAATCATCCATCCTATGGAGAAATTCACTCTGCGGCGTTATCAGTTTTGACGAATAGAGAGATCTGAATTATCAATGCCCGTACTGGCTTACAATACAGAGAGGCATAGCATAGTACATGTTCATGGTGTTGACAACTACCTTAATTTACAGACCTCTACAACCTTACATATTGTGCCACTAATGTAAGGTGGTTCAAGACGAGTCTAGTCTGATATATAAAATCACACTAGCCAAAGCCAATAAACAAATGAATAAAGAGAATCAGGTAGTTTTCATCAACAAGTACACAAGGGTGGACAAGTAGAAAGTGCTTAATTGGTGGTTGGGAGCTCTTGCATTATTTGAGTGTATATGCCCTTTAAAAGCTAGTACCAtggtaggaaaattttgatttgcTTCGTGGGGGTATTAGGTGGTGCAAGGAGGAGCAATCAGCAGCGCTTGCAACTGCCACTGATTCGACCGCGCAGGTGCTGCAGCTTTCTTTGCCATCATTTTCTTGCATGTTTTACAGTACTTGCAGTCTCAATATGCTTCTTTTCACCTGCTGTAGGAGTTGGCAGATTGGAATGCCAGGTATAGGGAGAAGTTTGGGTTTGTGTTCATGATATGCGCGTCTGGGAGGACTGCCCCTGAGGTCTTAGCGGAGCTTAAGGTCTGGATATGCTCTTCTATTACCTGATTAGTATTCTGTGCTTATTTATCTCTTTTTAACTAGCGCTCGTATGTTTAGATGATTGTTCTCTATGAGTAATGACGAACTGTGTGACCTGTGGAATAACAGTAAAATGAGAGCCATGGAAGTAACACTGTTTCTAAGGGATACACATGTTAAATTTATCTCTGACACTGTTTGCTGGATAACCTATTTCTTAGCATGACAAGCATTTCATATACAACTAAGCTTCATATAATGACTTCCTTTCCATTGTTGAAGTTATCTTATTACCATCCTGCTCTTTCAGAGGCGCTATGAAAATAGGCCAATTGTTGAACTTGAGATCGCAGCACAGGAAGAACTGAAGATAACTGAACTGCGTCTTGCAAAGCTTTTTGCATCAGAGCCTGTTGCCCCCCCTTCTTCAACGGTTGGAGGTCCTACTAGCCAATCGGATAAAGCAGCAGGTACTGAAACAGTTTTATCTGCTGTTAATAAATGCATGCTCTTTATTCAACATATTCGAGGATTTTCCGTGTACCTATCCAATATACTTATCCCAATGGTCCTCATTAAGTTTCTTGGATTGGTAGTTCCCATGCCCACATTTATTTTTTGACTGAGCAGCTGTGCTGTGCATATTTGGGCTTTTCGCATATAGTCTTTTCCATGACGAAGGCTACACTTTGATGTTTTCCATGGTCATGGTTGCACCTCATAGGTTagtacatcattttttttctcagaaataaGTCCTGATATCCAATACTAAAGGAACTATATTTTTTCTGACtctaaaaaagtaaaaaagaaatgcaGTTCACCTAGTATTTTGGTTCACTTAATTTGCAGAAAAACGCACTGTAGTACTGTATAGATTAGTAgttgcaaacttttttttctgatgtTAATGAGCAACCTAGTGTTGACATGATTACACGCAGCAACTTTGCTTACTATTGACCTCCGATCCATTTTCTTATCTATATGTATTATCTCTTGGCATATAAAACTGTAACTGAAAACAAGAAATGAAGTAATTCATATGTGGAGTAAATAAGTAATGAACTAACTTTACTGAATGAGCGTATCCTGGAAAGGCATCTCCTGGGCATCGCTTGTCATCAATATTTGAAAGTTGAACTAGCTGCGACAATTAACCTGTACGTTATAATTAACATCACTTTATTTTCCTTCGCATGTTGTGTTGTGGAAGTGTAGCATACTACTAATGGTTTTATAATTATTCTGCTTTCTTACCATTTTACTGTTCAAAAGACCGCATGCGGATTATTGGAGCACATCTTGGATCTCACACCCAGCATTCTGCCAATAAAGCTCCTGAAATTACAGGTAGCTCCAACCGAACTCGCCCTCCGATCACAACCCATGTTTTGGATGTCGCTCGTGGATCGCCAGCATCAGGAATTGAAGTTCACCTAGAGATGTGGAAGGATGCATCAACACCCCCATCATTCAACAACAAAGATTTCAATGGATGGGCAACCCTGGGCTCATCGGTTACGAACAACGATGGCCGCAGCGGTCAACTGATGGACATTGTCAATAACGTCGCTCCTGGTTTCTACCGCATAAGTTTCAACACCAGCAAGTATGCACCTTCAGGGTTCTTCCCTTATGTGAGCATCATATTTGAGATAAAAAAGAACCAGACGACCGAGCATTTCCATGTCCCTCTGTTGCATTCTCCTTTTTCATTCACCACTTACCGTGGCAGTTAAGTTAGCCTGTCCCCAAGTCTGCGAGATGCTGCATATTCCATCTGAAAAGTTCGTGTGTAATATTCCTCTTGGTAGCAAAATGTCGGGAAAACAAGTTTGCTTTGGTAGCAAGGGTTGCCTGTTTATGTGCACTGACATTATGATGCAAGAATAAATTTGATATACTAAAATGTATACAGAAGCTTGATGTCTATAGTACTAAAGTTTCAGTGCATGGTTTGGTACGACACATGCCACTTAGTAGATGGATTATATTACACTTATCAATCTTTACCTGTATGACCACTTTTTTGATTCATTTGccaatttttttcctaatccaAGACTTGAGTTGCAGATACTGATATTATTGACTCTGGAAAGATACGGGGAAATATCTGCtgaaaaccatcaaataagtGAAAACTTGTTAAAGgcatcaaaacaaaaattttacaagtttatatacTAAATTCCATTCAACAAACAAGTGTGTGTAATACCAATTcaaattattaagaaaaaaaaactagatatgAAAATAGGCAATGAATTATATATTCAACAAACAAGTGTGTGTAATACCAATAcaaattattaagaaaaaaaaactagatatgAAAATAGGCAATGAATTATATCACCACCACTaaatttcaaattcaaactcaatttatttttgagaattacacagtacaacgcagatactcataacgcacgcgcactcacccctatgaacgcacgcacacaaactctacccctatgagcatctacctctatgagca from Oryza glaberrima chromosome 3, OglaRS2, whole genome shotgun sequence carries:
- the LOC127767375 gene encoding histone H3.3, which produces MARTKQTARKSTGGKAPRKQLATKAARKSAPTTGGVKKPHRYRPGTVALREIRKYQKSTELLIRKLPFQRLVREIAQDFKTDLRFQSHAVLALQEAAEAYLVGLFEDTNLCAIHAKRVTIMPKDIQLARRIRGERA
- the LOC127767373 gene encoding uric acid degradation bifunctional protein TTL isoform X3, with protein sequence MATTRGQLPVEDVLRVNGSRRFAAALAAASPFASLADALLAARRIWLNEVDVNGWLEAFAAHPAIGTTSSSAPKWCKEEQSAALATATDSTAQELADWNARYREKFGFVFMICASGRTAPEVLAELKRRYENRPIVELEIAAQEELKITELRLAKLFASEPVAPPSSTVGGPTSQSDKAAGSSNRTRPPITTHVLDVARGSPASGIEVHLEMWKDASTPPSFNNKDFNGWATLGSSVTNNDGRSGQLMDIVNNVAPGFYRISFNTSKYAPSGFFPYVSIIFEIKKNQTTEHFHVPLLHSPFSFTTYRGS
- the LOC127767373 gene encoding uric acid degradation bifunctional protein TTL isoform X1; its protein translation is MATTRGQLPVEDVLRVNGSRRFAAALAAASPFASLADALLAARRIWLNEVDVNGWLEAFAAHPAIGTTSSSAPKWCKEEQSAALATATDSTAQELADWNARYREKFGFVFMICASGRTAPEVLAELKRRYENRPIVELEIAAQEELKITELRLAKLFASEPVAPPSSTVGGPTSQSDKAADRMRIIGAHLGSHTQHSANKAPEITGSSNRTRPPITTHVLDVARGSPASGIEVHLEMWKDASTPPSFNNKDFNGWATLGSSVTNNDGRSGQLMDIVNNVAPGFYRISFNTSKYAPSGFFPYVSIIFEIKKNQTTEHFHVPLLHSPFSFTTYRGS
- the LOC127767373 gene encoding uric acid degradation bifunctional protein TTL isoform X2, whose protein sequence is MATTRGQLPVEDVLRVNGSRRFAAALAAASPFASLADALLAARRIWLNEVDVNGWLEAFAAHPAIGTTSSSAPKWCKEEQSAALATATDSTAQELADWNARYREKFGFVFMICASGRTAPEVLAELKRRYENRPIVELEIAAQEELKITELRLAKLFASEPVAPPSSTVGGPTSQSDKAAAPEITGSSNRTRPPITTHVLDVARGSPASGIEVHLEMWKDASTPPSFNNKDFNGWATLGSSVTNNDGRSGQLMDIVNNVAPGFYRISFNTSKYAPSGFFPYVSIIFEIKKNQTTEHFHVPLLHSPFSFTTYRGS